From the genome of Terriglobales bacterium, one region includes:
- the amrB gene encoding AmmeMemoRadiSam system protein B has translation MVRHPAVAGRFYPGDPAVLLRDVKSYVAAGGEKVSALGCVVPHAGYMYSGHVAGAVYARLKLPRRYVILCPNHTGMGEPLAIMSAGTWRTPLGEARIDQALAEELMRSYSWLTEDAAAHRSEHALEVQLPFLQALQPEFSFVPIALGTANYEVLASLGEAIATVLEAQKEQTLIIASSDMNHYESDAITRVKDGKAIERLLAMDARGLYDVVVAEDISMCGFGPAVAMLSAAGRLGAKSAELVKYATSGDISGDRSAVVGYAGVVVS, from the coding sequence ATGGTGCGGCATCCGGCGGTGGCGGGTCGCTTCTACCCCGGCGATCCGGCAGTGCTGCTGCGCGACGTGAAGTCCTACGTTGCGGCCGGCGGAGAGAAGGTCAGCGCGCTGGGCTGCGTGGTCCCGCACGCCGGCTACATGTACTCCGGGCACGTGGCGGGAGCAGTGTACGCGCGGCTGAAGCTGCCGCGGCGCTACGTCATCCTGTGTCCCAACCACACCGGGATGGGCGAGCCGCTGGCCATCATGAGCGCAGGAACGTGGCGCACGCCGCTGGGCGAAGCCAGAATCGACCAGGCGCTGGCCGAAGAGCTGATGCGCAGCTACAGCTGGCTGACGGAAGATGCGGCGGCACATCGCAGCGAGCACGCGCTCGAAGTCCAGCTTCCCTTCCTGCAGGCACTCCAGCCCGAGTTCAGCTTCGTCCCCATCGCGCTGGGGACGGCGAACTACGAGGTGCTGGCGTCGCTGGGCGAGGCCATCGCAACCGTCCTCGAGGCGCAGAAGGAGCAGACGCTGATCATCGCTTCGAGCGACATGAACCACTACGAGTCCGACGCCATCACCCGCGTCAAGGACGGGAAGGCCATCGAGAGGCTGCTGGCGATGGATGCGCGCGGGCTGTACGACGTAGTGGTGGCGGAGGACATCAGCATGTGCGGCTTCGGGCCGGCGGTGGCCATGCTTTCGGCGGCCGGGAGGCTGGGAGCGAAGTCGGCGGAGCTGGTGAAGTACGCGACCTCGGGCGACATTTCCGGCGACCGCAGCGCCGTGGTGGGGTATGCGGGAGTGGTGGTGAGCTAG